caaagacttgaTATGAAGAATTTTTGGGTTTTAAATCCTGCACTGAAATACTTGATTATTTTAAATATGAATGATGAAGATGGATTTCAGAACTGTGCTCTCAAAATTAATGCACCAATTCTAGAGTTTCTCATGTACAAAGGTATGGCTGCAAAGGATTATACTAGTTAAGGCATACCTTGACTTTTCTTTTGAAGAATATGGTGCGGTAACGCAACAAAACTAGTAGtaaaacaccaaggtgaccaaatttggAGTACGAAAACTCCTTTCAAATGTTAGGATTCATTAAAACTTtatattaaacaaaattgatacaaaaaccccaaatttctaaAACTTGGTACAAAAGCCCcaaacaaaattggtttcatcaagttctatgatgaaaccaaatttggtttcaacttatttttgcctatttttttatcatgaaaccaaaccaaattttggtggtggtgttggtttgTGGTGGCGCCTTTTATGGTGATGGtagtgctagtatttgttggtgaATGTGGTGTTGGTTATTGGTAGTGGTAGTTACTGATGTCAAAAACACCTTTCGAGTTTTTGTGTAACTTTtgttatttgggatttttgtgttatttttgttttgatgagttttttCTGGATGGATGGTGACACTTTTGGAGTTATAACTCACGGCAAGATAACACAAAAATAGATTGTTTCAAGTTCTGAGGTATCTGTATCCCaaaatgcaatcataaagccataCAGTGTCGTACAGCTTTAAGAACTCTCTCTACCAACTTCAGCTAATGAACAATAGGGTAGTCAATTTTTCATAAGACTAACAAAACACGCATTAATCAAACAGATTTCCATCATTTATGCTCCCAAAGTGAAACCGCCGCTGAAATATAAACTTAATGGCACAACCTGGTGAAGCCCATGGAGATGTTCGTAACTGCATCATAATTTTCTTATTCAGAGCTTTATGATCATTCTTCATCTTGCGAAAATCCCAAGAATCTTCCTCCGGATATGAAATGTGCATAATGATCGTTTGAAGAACTTTTGCATGCTTCAGAACAAATTTAACCAGCTCCTTGGGGTACCCCTTAACCCTCTTAATTTTGATTGTCTTCAGGCATTCCAAACAGCTAGGCACTTTGATAAATGACAAAGTGTTCTCGTTGACTTCGCCATCAAATTCGACCTACAACCAAAGTTTCAAGTTCACAAAAAAATGACGAAAATTGACAAGGGCCAGAAGTTGGTAATGAAGAGGTTTGAGGAGGGTAATATTAATATACCTTATTGATGACGAGTGCTTCCAAATTCCGCAAGAACTCTAAAAAGTTGACGGATGTTTCCATTTAAAGCATCATACACTTTTAAACGGATCAAATTGTGAAAAGTCGGGAAACTAGTAGACAGTGCGTTTGCGAGCTTGAGAATCTATTAACAAAGCATAGGAGAAAAAAAACTATTATGGTGAAAACAGTTATAATCCTATATTGATTGACGGTATATTTGAATTTACCCCCGTAACAAGGACTAATCCGTCAACCTTCGTCAGGTTCAAGCTAAACAGATGGGTATAAACATGAAGTAAAAAGTCGAAGTCCATTCTATGGGGGGAAAAAATCACTGAATATATGGTAAGTAAGCACCTGATATTTTCAAGACCTTTACATTGCAGAGCTTCATTACAAACTTGGACAAAGGAAGAAATCTGCTTTCTATGTCGCCATAGTTGTAGTATAAATCTGCAACTTGTAGCAATGGAAAACTATCCACAACAAAATCTTCCGGGAGCCAATCACAGAAAGTGAAGGACAATAGGTTTGGTGCATCAATATCGACTTTGGCAAGATACACATAACTTCCCAAACAACCAGTTAGAATGATGAAGGACTTCAATCTAGGAGCTGAAACACGTTTGAACTCAACATTCTCCCAACCACAATTCTTCAAGCACTGGACAGCTAGAAAAAAG
This portion of the Papaver somniferum cultivar HN1 chromosome 11, ASM357369v1, whole genome shotgun sequence genome encodes:
- the LOC113322016 gene encoding uncharacterized protein LOC113322016 → METSVNFLEFLRNLEALVINKVEFDGEVNENTLSFIKVPSCLECLKTIKIKRVKGYPKELVKFVLKHAKVLQTIIMHISYPEEDSWDFRKMKNDHKALNKKIMMQLRTSPWASPGCAIKFIFQRRFHFGSINDGNLFD